tccgttccggAATTCCGGTgaatttcggtgaatttcggacgattttttttgaattttcaaaactaAATTTTCCGAAAATACCGAAATATTTTTTTCCCGGTACCGAGCGGAAACgaaaaatttcgccgaaattcggcgaaatttcgccgaaatttcaaaCCCTGGCCGGCAGTGATCGTCTTGCAAGTGCATGTACAGTAGGCAACCGTGTGTGTGACCAGTGGCCTCGCGATCTCTTCTTGTACTCGACAACCGTCGTTGTTGGTGACTTGGTGTGCGAGGAGTGTCATGTAGTAGTCCTCTACGGCGTATGCACAGGAGACAGGACGCAACCGCGCGCGGTGTTGACGTTGCCGTTAGCGCGAAAAGGATTGAAGTCGACACAATGGATGGAGACCGGATAAACAGCGATAATTAACAAGATAAGTTCAAGCAGTTTGGTGCCTTAGCTTTGACAGTCAGCTTCTGGAATTCAGGACATGGTTAGAGATCTAACAATAATATCTCAAAGCTTCTCAGTCTAATCTCTCGTCGTACTTGTGCGTGCTGGGGGATCAGTGGGAGCAAATCCTACCAATCcagggccgcggccggcgggcgcgtGTACGCGGCAGGCACCAGCTGCTAGGGATTCGCTGCTCGCCGCGCGGCGTTGGCATCCTCGTCCGCCGCCACTTGTAGGAAGAAGCTGCGGGTGCGGCCGGGAACTCTCTGCTCAAAATGCGGACTTGCACAAGCAGCCAGGACTAGGGGAGCCGAGATCTAGTTGcatgctagtttttttttctttcgaaacaagcatgCTAGTTTATTTGTTACTGAAGCTCGCAAAAAAAAGGTGGCAAGCTGAACGACGCGTTGACCGGAAGCTTGCGATACGTCAGCAAATCTAGTGTGAATATACAGCCCGGCCGTCCGTTCAAACCTCGCCCATATTACTTTTCTTATATTAATCCCATCGAGATGGACGACATCACTTGCTAGCACTGTCTCCTAACGTCCCGGCgaaccaccgcgccgccggcgagccaaaCACTGCTCGACACGCCGGCCATGATATGCACCGGTCGATCGAGCGCGCCCGGAGACTACACGTACACATGACATCCAACGACCAACTAACCGGACAAGCTTTGCGCGTTGCAGACTACACAGCCATTCGGTCGCCGCCCACTCGTCAGAGGTCAAGTCCGTCGGCAGAGAGCGCACCTGCAGCGACTGCATGCCTGACCAAGTGCAAACTGCCCCTGCAGACATGATCACTCCCAAAGGGTCGGACGGTCGGTCGTTGTAGGTTTGTACCGACCGTATGCGTATGGTCATGTATGGTAGACCAAAGTGCATAGACAGACAGTGCCAAGCTAGCTTCTCGATCTTCCTCTTCCTGTGCACAAAAACTGTCACCGTCCTTGTTCATGTGCCCTCCAGACTCCAGATAGTACGTGCAGGATGCATTGGTCAATGTCAGGGTCGGCGAGGAGGACTGAAATCGACACAGATAGTGTGGGATGGAGACTGGATAATAACAAGGATAACAAGATAAGTACAACCTTCTTCTAAAAAAAAGGATAAGTACAACCTGTTTGGTTGGTACCTTGACTCTCAGGATTAGGAATACGCTCAAAATAACGTCACATAATACTCCAGATACCTGATACCATATCACAAGAAAAATACTTCAGATACCAGATACCATATCACAAGAAAGTTGCCtgtatttccaaaaaaaaagatgttcCGGTGTATGAACGTTGTCTAGTGGATACTTATCCAAGAAGTTATTTCGactttttttatgaaaaagaaaaaataaatggtTGGATTTGGTTTTAAGACTATCAAAATTATATTTCAAAAATCGTTGCCCGGATTCATCATTATATTAATAAATGGGAAAATATTATTAATATCCCATTTCGTTTTTTTAGGGGTATTAATATCCCATTTCGTGAAGCCCCAAAGAAACGGCATGGCTTGGGCCTTCTACTACTACGCGCAGCCCACCTGAACACAACACACAAAAATAACGGGCTGATCTATCGGCCGGGTTCGGCGAAAACGACGAACGCGGCCGGGTCCACTACCATGCGCAGGCCAGGCCCGTTTCATCATGCGAATACAACTCCACAGTTCCGGCTCGGCCCAGCCCGGCACCCGACCACCTTCGATCTTCCGCTTCTGACAGTGAGGAAGCGTTGCTGACACCGTCGTCGTCCTCTCCTTCGCCGACGCCTGCGCCCAAGCCGCCGAACCAGCTCCCCCGAGAGACCTCTTCCCTCGTAGTCCTTGTCCTCGCCTCGCTGTCACGGCTACTGGTATCTGGTTGGCGTTGACTGGATATCCGGCAGGACTTCGTATTAATTTTTCACGGTGGTAAGGAACCCTAACTTTGCTCGGGTGCATTTCTCCCGGAGTGGATTTTGTTCTGGGAGATCATTCGACTTCTCCGCTGAGCTATCGAATCCAAGCTTTTCATTCCTCCTCCCATGGTGTGATACTAATCCTATCAAGTGTCCATTTTTTCCGGGTTCAGTCAGCCGTCCTCCATCTTCTGCGTGCTCAGCATCGGGCCCGACCTCTCTCAATCGGCGCCTTAGGACTTGGGCTCCGAGGTGAGGGCGCAGTTCGATCCGCACCAGCAAAATTGGAGGCTCAAGTGGACCTCGATGCCGTCGGCACCTGGGGAGAAGAATCCCCAAGATGCTCCGGGGCCTGCGACTGCACCTCCGCTGGTGCAGGCTCTCAGGCCTGTCGATGGCACAGGCAGTTCCACCATAGACCTGAGGCTAGCGCAGCAGTCTTGGCCCGGCAATGTAGTGCTCCTGCGCCCTTGCGTGCCCTGGCCTCCTCAGGTGCCTGTCCAGCTGCTGCTTAATCCTGCAAATCCACAGAAAAATGCAGTACACTCTCTGTCACACCGATAGCTAATTTCTCCTAATGAAGAACAGTGTCTTGTTACTGGTTGTGCTGATGATTATCTTGATGGGCAGGATGCTATGGTTGATGTGGCTGCAGCAGATGTTAACCCTGCAATCGATAGCTGTGATGATAATATGTTGCCCAAGATGAATATGCTGTTCGATGGCGAGAATGATGCGTATGAGTTCTACAATGCGTATGCGGAGAAGGTGGGCTTCTTTGTCCGGAGGTCAACGCTCTGGACAACCTCAAAGAACATAATCACTAGGAGAACTTTTGTTTGCTCAAGAGAGGGTTTCCGGGAAAAGAAGAAGGGGGCCAAGGAAGCAAAGTGCCCACGCCCTGAAACAAGAATTGGGTGCCCTGCGAGCTTGACCATTAGACTTACTGCTAACGGCAAGTATCGTTTGACAGAGTTTGTACCGAATCATAACCATCAGCTGGCAACGGCATCTACAATTCATATGCTCAAAGCAAAGAAAATCAGGCGCAAAGCACGGGCTGTGAGAGAAAATCTGGTCGATGATACTGTTAGTACGCCAGAATTTGAAAATGAAGATGAGGCATATGAATTTTACAGCATGTATGCAGGAAAAATTGGGTTCAATGTGCGAAGGGCTAGCATGACAGTGAATACTGAGAATGTTATAACCAGAAGAATGTTTGTTTGTTCGAAAGAGGGTTTCCGTGAGAAGAAAAGAGGAGTGAAAAGAGTAAAGAAGCCTCGACCGGAGACACGAACTGGCTGTCCGGCATGTATGGTCATCAGGCTTGGAACTAATGGCAAATATCAAGTCACAGAATTTGTTACCTTTCATAATCACCAGCTTGGGGCTGCAGCAGCGTCTGATCTCGTCATGGCATCTCAGAGTACAGAAAATGATCAAGATGATGGAGTTGATCTGGCAGATAGATCACCTGATGATTCTGTTCACAAGCAAAATCTTATTAATGAAAGTGTCACTATAAATTTCCTAGAAGGTAGAAGTTGCAAAAGATACAAGTGTACAAAGACTCCACACTATGGTGATGTTGGTGCTACTCTAGAGTACCTTCAAAGGATGCAACATGATAACCCTTCATTCTTCTATGCTGTAAAATCTGATGAGAATGGGAACTTTACAAATTTTTTCTGGGCGGATTCAAAGTCTATTATTGATTTTGTCTATTTCGGTGATGTAGTATGTTTTGATTCAGGATATGCATTGCAACGCTATGGCAGGCCACTTGCTTTGTTTACAGGTTTGAATCATCATAAGCAAACAGTTATCTTTGGTGCTGCATTACTTTATGATGAAAGTAATGAGGCTTTCAGATGGTTATTAGATACTTTCAACATGGCAATGAATGGAACACATCCGAAGACATTGTTAACTGATAGATCTGCTGCAATAAGTGAAGCTGTTGCGGCCACATTGCCTGCTACAGCCCATCGTTATTGTGTGTGGCAAATTTACCAACATGCTCTTCAGCAGTTGAGTCAAGCTTTCCAGGGTTCAAAAACTCTAGAAGGCAACTTCAAGAGATGTCTATTTGATtgtgaggatgaggaggagtttTTGACAGCATGGAAGGAAATGTTGGAAAAGTATGACCTAGAAGATAATCAATGGCTAGCAGATTTGTTCTCAATTAAGGAGAAATGGGCACTGCCATATGGCCGTGATGCATTTTATGCTGATATGAAAAGTGTCCAGCAGAAGGAAAGCTTGACGAGTGAGTTGAAAAAACATTTAAGCTTGGAATATGGCCTTTTAAACTTCTTTGAGCACTTTGAAAAACTGTTATGTGATCGTCGATCTGCAGAGCTGGAATTTGATGTGAATGCTAACCAGAGCACAAAGAAGCCACCATCTATGCGAATGTTAAGGCAAGCTGCCAATGTATATACACCTGCTGCCTTTAAAATGTTTGAGAGGGAATTTGAATTATACATGGATTGCATGCTTTACAGCTGTGGTGAGATGGGAACAATTTTCGAGTACAGGATAAGTGTTGAAGACAATCCAAAAGATCATTTTGTTAAATTCAATTCGCGCAATTCCATGATGAATTGTACTTGTAAGACGTTTGAGTTTATTGGCATCCCATGTCGCCATATGCTGAAGGTACTTGACACAAGGAATATCAAGGACCTTCCTGTTCAGTATATCGTGAAAAGGTGGAGGAAGGATGCCAAATCAGGATCTTCAAATAGTGGTTGCGCTTTCTCATTTGATGGTGATCCTGAGTCTGCTCATACGAAATGTTACAATTTACTGTGTCGCATATTCAGCATAGCAGCGGCTAGGgctgcaacctctgcagaatcATTCACATATATGGAAAACCAGTCAAACATACTGATGGATCAAGTAGAGCAAGTTATTCAAACCAGGCCGCCTGACATTGTTGACCTTATTGGTGCTAACTGTGACCGAACTCAAAATTCAGTTGACAATATTGTCACTGAAGGCATTCACAGTCATACTAATTTTCTTAATGGCTCCGCTGATGGTAGGTGTTCAAGTATTGTTTTCCTCCCTATTGAAATACTTATTATTTCTAGGCAGTAAATGCATTCTGTGGATTGCAGGCTCTCTAACATTTCCGTTCACATTGGGTGCTGGCGCATTGGATTACCGCTGACAGGTAACTATCATTACAAGTCATACTGCAGTTACAGAACATAAAATTTCTGTTTTGCTACGCACCACATGGTACATCGTCTTAATGTTTAAAATGAAACAATGCTCGTTGTGGTTACATCATTTGTTTATTAATCCGTGTGGAGAATCTCTGCTTGACCTCCTGCCTTGAAGATAATTTGTTTTTTCAAATTACGGACCAAGTATTTTTAGGCAGGATGACGTATCAGAATTTTCTACTAATCTGTTAGTAACTGCACATTAATTTTGGAACTGCGAATAGCAATGGCACAGGCAGGTTATGAAATTGCTGGAGCTTATCCATTTAGTAGTTCTTATGAAGAAATCTCAAATATATAACCTATAAGCCACAGCCACTGACTACTCCCTGTGAAACTATTCTCAACATTGCAGGCCTGATATTGTTTCTGCTGTAGCTCTTCACCTGAAGAAAGTCAAGCATTCTTTCCTTGACCAGCATTTACTTGTATATACTTGCTGGGAAGGATCTTAGGTGAGTTGGAATAAGCAGCAAGATGCGTTGGTCACGGCCTGGTGGTTGCTGTGCACAGCACTTCCAGGGACTTCCTGTGATGGCAATTTGATAAGGTGATGCTGCTGGGAGCTGCTGATCTCTTAAGCAATGCTAACAGTGCCCATCTGATCTGTTGTGTTTCTAACCCATGCTGCATGTACGAAGGTTTATGACATCATTACATCAATAATATTGCACAACTGGCAATCAGTTGCTGGTGTACTAATAGtccctagttttttttttgggtcaaaTTGGAGCAAGCCATCGCTTCAGTAAAATGTACACGAGGGGCCCATGAAATCGGGAAACGAAAGTACGTGAATCAACCTGTGAACTACGGAAAAAGTGGTACATGGAACTGTttgaggatatatatatatatttgaagttATGAGCAAGTTCTTGAAAGTGGTTCACTGCCTTGATGCGGCCACTTCAGTCTCACAACAGTACACAAatgtaaaacaaataaaaatccaATTGACTTGTACAATACAAAATAATCGGTAATCAGTATCAGAGTTACAGCCAAGTCACACCAAGGCAATGAAAAGGCTGCATTATACTTCTATAATTGACAAGGCGTAATCCTCAAGTAAAAGCAGGAAGCATAACTGACAACGAACTCCTCAATTGTAGAAACATCATGTGCTATTTAGCTGACATTTTCCCTCTTATTTGTCCGACAGCTACGAAGTCATGTACTCCCTCAAATAATTGTGCCCAAGCCCCTTGTGCTCCCTACATCAATATGCCTCATCCAACATTACACACTGGTCTGTTCGGTTTCCAAGCTCACAAGGTGCTCATCGTTTGGAGAAAAATCCTTGAGTTAATGAGGAAAAGTCGTAATCTTTGCCGGATTGTGAGGGAAGAGTAGATGAGGCAGTGGATCCAGTGCCATTGTTGCTAGCACCTGCAGCCGCGGCCCCATTTGCTGGGACAGCTGAACCAATGTTGTACAGCCTGCAACCAACAGGAGATGTCAGAAAAATGGACATATGATCAATTACCGACTTCATACACATCCAAACTTTGTTTACAAATCCAGTGTGATGCAGCATGAAATTCCATCAACCACAATCGGCAACTAAAATGTCAGGCAGTATAGCTTACCCAGGTGTACCAAAACCGAAGCTCCCAGAAGAGAAGTCCTGATTGTTGTTTGTAACCTGTCACACAGTAAAGCCAAGAAAGGTAACACATGGAACAATATAATTCAGATATAATTCGAATAAATATATGTAGCATCTTCAAGTATTTACCTTAGCGGCACCATTCTGtgctgctggcgctgctgctggagtCAACCCAGGGTTTTGATAACCAAGATTTGTCCAGTTTTGAAAAGGCAAGGTTCCAAGAGGGGGATTAGAACCATTAGCATTTAGCTGATTGGCATTCCCAGCAACCATTTGGGGTGCATTTCCAGCTTTAAGAGCAGCCATTAGAAGAGCTTGCTGCTGGGACATCAATGCCAACTGCTGCTGATGGAGAGCGAATGGTGACACCATATTGGACTGCAAAACATAGCTATTTCTTAGATACACCATGGACGTGCCCTTTTTTGTGGGTAGACCAATTCTTCTCGAAAGGTGTTGCAAAAGAAGTGCTGTGCTCACCTTCTCAAACAAACTCATGATATCATTCTTCGCATTTGCTTGGGAAACAGCTGGAGCTGAGGATACTGACACAGCTGGTGAGTCTTTAAATAAGTCTTCTATTCCTGATGTAGATTGGGGCTTACTTTCTGCTAGTTTGGCAGAATCCTTTTGCTCTGAGCTAGGTACTGGTTGTGCAgctgaaatttttttaatatcCCATGAGCGacagcacaaaaaaaaaagtggcacTGCAATCCATAAACATCATTACTGCCATAGTAGCTAAAAAGATACAACACAGGAACTTACACTGGAATCCATCCCAGGCATTATCATCGTTTGAAGATGACTCTGACTCTTTCACTGTTGTTCCATCCATAGATAACATGTTAAAGAGATCAGTGGCATAATCAACTTTAGGAGGTGGTGCAACCGATGGCTTCTCAACTTTAGGGGGTGTTGCGTCAACTTTGGCAGGAGATTTCTGCGGCTGAGGGAGTGAAACCACCTTAGGAACTGGTGGTTCTACTTTTGGAGGTGATGCCTGCTTTCCACGCAATCATTCCACATGCCATGTTTGAACTTAAGATTGTCAGCTAAATAAACAAGGAAACATAGTAAAATATCGAACAAAAATAGAAATGAACTAACTTAAGTACCAAAACTACTAGAAGCTCTATTCAAATGGAATGATGTGAAATCCTAATGCCGAACAGTTTACTGTTAGACATGATATCTTTGTTCATCATACATGATTACAATGCTAAAAATTGACTAATTTGACCAACTGGACTAGGGATTATGGTAAGGAAGACCACACGAACTAGATGAAATCACTGATTATCATCAAGCTTAGTTGTCAAGGAGAAGCAAAAGAAACAAACTGTAAACATGCCCTTGACCACAATATACCATGAAGAGGTTGTTATTCATGCTGATTCATGAAAAACTCATTAGCATGCTATTGCATATCAACACATTGAAGTTTTAGTATGCTCTGTTACCTTAACTGTTTTGagtcaatatggttatgcgcaCATAGTGCTCCATATGAGATGTTACAGTTATTTCATTTCAATTAAGTAAATTATAAAAGTACTTATTAGACTCAAGGCCTTCTTATTATTGGTGTATTAAAGTGAATGATAATTAAAAATTCTGCAATGTGGATTACTCATCTTGAGTAAACAAGGTGTGCTAAACTTTTTTCAAAATCTTTGTCCGAAATTGATTGTTGCCTAGGAAAGTTTGCAGTTGTGAAGGGTTACCTGAGAGGGCATCCTTGAAGCTGCAGGTGCAGTTTTGCTCGGAGCTGGTGAAGTACGGTTTTGCTCAAATGAAGATCTGTGACCATATCCACTCCTGTTAGCACTAGCTGGAGACTCTTGGCTCTTCTCATCTCGAACACTGGAGGAAGGTCGTGACGTTCCATTCCTCGGTACCCATCTCTTGTCCTCGTATCTACATTTCAGACATAATTTTAGTCACATGTAGTGTTCGAGAAGGAAGAAGATAGGAATGAATTACACTAGATCAAAGTACAGAAAGATGTCGGAAGAGTCATACTTTGCACGGATGAAATTCTCTATTCCAACCCTATCATAGTTAGGAGGCAGCTCTGCTTCCCAATAGCTGTTTGCCTTTTCATTTCCCATTGCTGCAGGAAATAAGAGCAACCATCATGAGAAATGCCATCGTGGTTTTATTCAACTAAAATGTCCAAGTTACACAACAGATAGTAATCCTTACATTGAATAAATGCAACTTGCTCTGGCAGCCATGTATCCAGGGTGGCAGATCTTACCTGCAGAAGGAAGAAGATGCTTTAATAAAATGATAAAAGTCATGGATTATTTGATAACCAGCTATGGCTTATAGTAGACAATACAACATGAACAACAGCAACACATATTTTATGAAGCCATTTTCTCTCTGGT
This portion of the Panicum virgatum strain AP13 chromosome 2N, P.virgatum_v5, whole genome shotgun sequence genome encodes:
- the LOC120661688 gene encoding ADP-ribosylation factor GTPase-activating protein AGD5-like isoform X2, encoding MGNEKANSYWEAELPPNYDRVGIENFIRAKYEDKRWVPRNGTSRPSSSVRDEKSQESPASANRSGYGHRSSFEQNRTSPAPSKTAPAASRMPSQASPPKVEPPVPKVVSLPQPQKSPAKVDATPPKVEKPSVAPPPKVDYATDLFNMLSMDGTTVKESESSSNDDNAWDGFQSAQPVPSSEQKDSAKLAESKPQSTSGIEDLFKDSPAVSVSSAPAVSQANAKNDIMSLFEKSNMVSPFALHQQQLALMSQQQALLMAALKAGNAPQMVAGNANQLNANGSNPPLGTLPFQNWTNLGYQNPGLTPAAAPAAQNGAAKVTNNNQDFSSGSFGFGTPGLYNIGSAVPANGAAAAGASNNGTGSTASSTLPSQSGKDYDFSSLTQGFFSKR
- the LOC120661687 gene encoding protein FAR1-RELATED SEQUENCE 5-like isoform X2, giving the protein MPSAPGEKNPQDAPGPATAPPLVQALRPVDGTGSSTIDLRLAQQSWPGNVVLLRPCVPWPPQDAMVDVAAADVNPAIDSCDDNMLPKMNMLFDGENDAYEFYNAYAEKVGFFVRRSTLWTTSKNIITRRTFVCSREGFREKKKGAKEAKCPRPETRIGCPASLTIRLTANGKYRLTEFVPNHNHQLATASTIHMLKAKKIRRKARAVRENLVDDTVSTPEFENEDEAYEFYSMYAGKIGFNVRRASMTVNTENVITRRMFVCSKEGFREKKRGVKRVKKPRPETRTGCPACMVIRLGTNGKYQVTEFVTFHNHQLGAAAASDLVMASQSTENDQDDGVDLADRSPDDSVHKQNLINESVTINFLEGRSCKRYKCTKTPHYGDVGATLEYLQRMQHDNPSFFYAVKSDENGNFTNFFWADSKSIIDFVYFGDVVCFDSGYALQRYGRPLALFTGLNHHKQTVIFGAALLYDESNEAFRWLLDTFNMAMNGTHPKTLLTDRSAAISEAVAATLPATAHRYCVWQIYQHALQQLSQAFQGSKTLEGNFKRCLFDCEDEEEFLTAWKEMLEKYDLEDNQWLADLFSIKEKWALPYGRDAFYADMKSVQQKESLTSELKKHLSLEYGLLNFFEHFEKLLCDRRSAELEFDVNANQSTKKPPSMRMLRQAANVYTPAAFKMFEREFELYMDCMLYSCGEMGTIFEYRISVEDNPKDHFVKFNSRNSMMNCTCKTFEFIGIPCRHMLKVLDTRNIKDLPVQYIVKRWRKDAKSGSSNSGCAFSFDGDPESAHTKCYNLLCRIFSIAAARAATSAESFTYMENQSNILMDQVEQVIQTRPPDIVDLIGANCDRTQNSVDNIVTEGIHSHTNFLNGSADGSLTFPFTLGAGALDYR
- the LOC120661687 gene encoding protein FAR1-RELATED SEQUENCE 5-like isoform X1 codes for the protein MPSAPGEKNPQDAPGPATAPPLVQALRPVDGTGSSTIDLRLAQQSWPGNVVLLRPCVPWPPQVPVQLLLNPANPQKNADAMVDVAAADVNPAIDSCDDNMLPKMNMLFDGENDAYEFYNAYAEKVGFFVRRSTLWTTSKNIITRRTFVCSREGFREKKKGAKEAKCPRPETRIGCPASLTIRLTANGKYRLTEFVPNHNHQLATASTIHMLKAKKIRRKARAVRENLVDDTVSTPEFENEDEAYEFYSMYAGKIGFNVRRASMTVNTENVITRRMFVCSKEGFREKKRGVKRVKKPRPETRTGCPACMVIRLGTNGKYQVTEFVTFHNHQLGAAAASDLVMASQSTENDQDDGVDLADRSPDDSVHKQNLINESVTINFLEGRSCKRYKCTKTPHYGDVGATLEYLQRMQHDNPSFFYAVKSDENGNFTNFFWADSKSIIDFVYFGDVVCFDSGYALQRYGRPLALFTGLNHHKQTVIFGAALLYDESNEAFRWLLDTFNMAMNGTHPKTLLTDRSAAISEAVAATLPATAHRYCVWQIYQHALQQLSQAFQGSKTLEGNFKRCLFDCEDEEEFLTAWKEMLEKYDLEDNQWLADLFSIKEKWALPYGRDAFYADMKSVQQKESLTSELKKHLSLEYGLLNFFEHFEKLLCDRRSAELEFDVNANQSTKKPPSMRMLRQAANVYTPAAFKMFEREFELYMDCMLYSCGEMGTIFEYRISVEDNPKDHFVKFNSRNSMMNCTCKTFEFIGIPCRHMLKVLDTRNIKDLPVQYIVKRWRKDAKSGSSNSGCAFSFDGDPESAHTKCYNLLCRIFSIAAARAATSAESFTYMENQSNILMDQVEQVIQTRPPDIVDLIGANCDRTQNSVDNIVTEGIHSHTNFLNGSADGSLTFPFTLGAGALDYR
- the LOC120661688 gene encoding ADP-ribosylation factor GTPase-activating protein AGD5-like isoform X1, translating into MNEKASVSKELNAKHKKILEGLLRLPENRECADCKSKGPRWASVNLGIFICMTCSGIHRSLGVHISKVRSATLDTWLPEQVAFIQSMGNEKANSYWEAELPPNYDRVGIENFIRAKYEDKRWVPRNGTSRPSSSVRDEKSQESPASANRSGYGHRSSFEQNRTSPAPSKTAPAASRMPSQASPPKVEPPVPKVVSLPQPQKSPAKVDATPPKVEKPSVAPPPKVDYATDLFNMLSMDGTTVKESESSSNDDNAWDGFQSAQPVPSSEQKDSAKLAESKPQSTSGIEDLFKDSPAVSVSSAPAVSQANAKNDIMSLFEKSNMVSPFALHQQQLALMSQQQALLMAALKAGNAPQMVAGNANQLNANGSNPPLGTLPFQNWTNLGYQNPGLTPAAAPAAQNGAAKVTNNNQDFSSGSFGFGTPGLYNIGSAVPANGAAAAGASNNGTGSTASSTLPSQSGKDYDFSSLTQGFFSKR